In Pyxidicoccus xibeiensis, the following proteins share a genomic window:
- a CDS encoding amidohydrolase family protein yields the protein MTVLPMTTGTDALEDQTVLVAGERIVAMGPSASTPVPEGTTRVDGRGRWLMPGLADMHLHLQPGTGMASEPAGQQLRLLLANGVTTARALGAAPTGLELRARVAKGEVLGPRLLVAGPSFHAKSVKGPEHARERVREQKAAGFDLLKTHGGLGRETYDAMMDEARAQGLRVSGHVTPDVGLAHALASGQQLEHLDGWLAALLPPGDVAKVDQLDFSDALQRMDPARIPALAQATKKAGVWSSPTLDLFELLASADRLDTLRARPELRYAPPAAVEAWTKALSDPELKDAPAARRKRFVELRRQVVRGLHAAGAGLLVGSDSPQLFMVTGFAVHREMEAMAEAGVPAWAVLEAATRDAAEALGESSDWGTVAPGQRADLLLLDADPRVDVRHTRDLHGVLLRGRWLPRAELDAMLEEVAAAVKAPKP from the coding sequence GTGACGGTGCTCCCGATGACCACCGGCACCGACGCGCTGGAGGATCAGACGGTGCTGGTGGCAGGCGAGCGCATCGTCGCGATGGGCCCTTCCGCCTCCACCCCCGTGCCCGAGGGGACGACGCGGGTGGATGGCCGGGGCCGCTGGCTGATGCCGGGGCTTGCCGACATGCACCTGCACCTCCAGCCGGGCACCGGCATGGCGAGCGAGCCCGCGGGCCAGCAGCTGCGGCTGCTGCTCGCCAATGGTGTCACCACCGCGCGAGCGCTGGGCGCGGCGCCCACGGGACTGGAGCTGCGCGCCCGCGTGGCGAAGGGCGAGGTGCTCGGGCCCCGGCTGCTGGTGGCCGGCCCGTCCTTCCATGCGAAGTCCGTGAAGGGACCGGAGCACGCCCGCGAGCGCGTGCGCGAGCAGAAGGCCGCCGGCTTCGACCTGCTCAAGACGCATGGCGGGCTGGGGCGCGAGACGTATGACGCGATGATGGACGAGGCGCGGGCCCAGGGGCTGCGGGTGAGCGGTCACGTGACACCGGATGTAGGGCTGGCACACGCGCTCGCGTCGGGACAGCAGCTGGAGCACCTCGACGGGTGGCTCGCCGCGCTGCTCCCGCCGGGGGATGTGGCGAAGGTGGACCAGCTTGACTTCAGCGACGCGCTGCAGCGGATGGACCCGGCGCGCATCCCCGCGCTGGCGCAGGCCACGAAGAAGGCGGGGGTGTGGAGCTCCCCCACGCTGGACCTCTTCGAGCTGCTCGCGAGCGCGGACCGCCTGGACACGCTGCGCGCACGCCCGGAGCTGCGGTACGCGCCGCCAGCCGCCGTGGAGGCGTGGACGAAGGCGCTGTCGGACCCGGAGCTGAAGGACGCGCCCGCCGCACGGCGCAAGCGCTTCGTGGAGCTGCGGCGGCAGGTGGTGCGCGGGCTGCACGCGGCGGGGGCGGGGCTGCTGGTGGGCTCGGACTCGCCGCAGCTCTTCATGGTGACGGGCTTCGCGGTGCACCGGGAGATGGAGGCCATGGCCGAGGCGGGCGTGCCGGCGTGGGCGGTGCTGGAGGCGGCCACCCGGGACGCTGCGGAGGCCCTGGGCGAGTCCTCGGACTGGGGCACGGTGGCGCCGGGCCAGCGCGCGGACCTGCTGCTGCTGGACGCGGACCCTCGGGTGGACGTGCGCCACACGAGAGACCTCCACGGCGTGCTGCTGCGCGGGCGGTGGCTGCCGCGCGCCGAGCTGGACGCCATGCTGGAGGAGGTGGCGGCGGCCGTGAAGGCACCGAAGCCCTAG
- a CDS encoding sterol desaturase family protein, which yields MDATHIPDLITPAIPVFIITVIAEFFWVKKLRDGGRPLMGHTWKDTLASLSMGLGNAALTLGWKFVAFAGYVALYELTPLRVGTGVLAWVVLFFAEDLCYYWFHRVHHESRLFWASHVVHHSSQHYNLSTALRQTWTPPTSWVFWAPLALLGFHPVMIVAQQGVSLLYQYWIHTEAIGKLPRPLEWLLNTPSHHRAHHAANPRYLDKNYAGILIIWDRLFGTFEPETERPVYGLTKNLQTHNPVRIAFHEFAAIARDVRKPGPWKDRLGYVFRNPAWKPESKGMSSSSVPPAPEPVRPSA from the coding sequence ATGGACGCCACGCACATCCCCGACCTCATCACCCCCGCGATTCCCGTCTTCATCATCACGGTCATCGCCGAGTTCTTCTGGGTGAAGAAGCTGCGTGACGGGGGCCGTCCCCTGATGGGCCACACCTGGAAGGACACGCTGGCCAGCCTCTCCATGGGCCTGGGCAACGCGGCGCTCACCCTGGGGTGGAAGTTCGTCGCCTTCGCCGGCTACGTCGCGCTCTACGAGCTGACGCCGCTGCGCGTGGGCACGGGCGTGCTCGCCTGGGTGGTGCTCTTCTTCGCGGAGGACCTCTGCTACTACTGGTTCCACCGCGTCCACCACGAGAGCCGCCTCTTCTGGGCGTCGCACGTGGTGCACCACTCCAGCCAGCACTACAACCTCTCCACGGCGCTGCGGCAGACTTGGACGCCGCCCACCAGCTGGGTGTTCTGGGCGCCGCTGGCGCTGCTGGGCTTCCACCCGGTGATGATTGTCGCGCAGCAGGGCGTCAGCCTGCTCTACCAGTACTGGATTCACACCGAGGCCATCGGCAAGCTGCCGCGCCCGCTGGAGTGGCTGCTGAACACGCCGTCGCACCACCGCGCGCACCATGCGGCCAACCCGCGCTACCTCGACAAGAACTACGCGGGCATCCTCATCATCTGGGACCGCCTCTTCGGCACCTTCGAGCCGGAGACGGAGCGGCCGGTGTACGGGCTGACGAAGAACCTGCAGACGCACAACCCGGTGCGCATCGCCTTCCACGAGTTCGCGGCCATCGCTCGCGACGTGCGCAAGCCGGGCCCGTGGAAGGACAGGCTGGGCTACGTCTTCCGGAACCCGGCGTGGAAGCCGGAGTCGAAGGGGATGTCTTCCTCCTCCGTGCCGCCAGCCCCGGAGCCGGTGCGGCCGTCGGCCTGA
- a CDS encoding GTPase — MDETRLPEPETFRTLLKAALELPALKPHAARLERLVDDYARGVARRDSPLAVALVGATGAGKSTLLNALAGQALSREGLDRPTSTAATVFAPEGASADALEQTGARVVRYAPGPQGLWSGQVFIDTPDLNSVATTHRDVARAALERADVALVVMHRGSVAEASQVEFLTEFARRRALVFMLNFADELSPESRETLKTQVRRVASEQYGLPQEDVPVFAISALAAKEGRDVSGEFGALLFHLRGLATQTVAARVRRSNALGALQEVTSQVEAALKETDALLSRTRDALGSGLEKAAEGLRADFDARLGLAHGHLAAEVRRQAGGRFWGPAAWGLRLSLWGASGLGAAALVGRASLPAGLAVAAASTVADAVRGRTRARAAEAAVVEPFEDDFSAESAARTALAEARSVARAGGLEPSLLGVPDLDALLDAVRAARAGAWRYTATTGVAEAVAGWWRTARWLVLPLINLPLLALLGHVGWRVVRAYVEGPLLPMEYFVNAGALFVLLAGAGALLASASLAGAARRASTAGRARFVETLAALGGRLVEAVDDGLRPGREAARRILALR, encoded by the coding sequence GTGGACGAGACGAGACTTCCCGAGCCCGAGACTTTCCGCACCCTGCTGAAGGCCGCCCTGGAGCTGCCGGCGCTGAAGCCCCACGCCGCGCGCCTGGAGCGACTGGTGGACGACTATGCGCGCGGGGTGGCGCGCAGGGACTCGCCGCTGGCCGTGGCGCTGGTGGGCGCCACTGGCGCGGGCAAGTCCACCCTGCTCAACGCGCTGGCCGGTCAGGCCCTGTCGCGCGAGGGGCTGGACCGTCCCACCAGCACCGCCGCCACCGTGTTCGCGCCGGAAGGCGCCTCCGCTGACGCCCTGGAGCAGACGGGTGCGCGCGTGGTGCGCTATGCGCCCGGGCCGCAGGGCCTGTGGAGCGGCCAGGTGTTCATCGACACGCCGGACCTCAACAGCGTGGCCACCACCCACCGCGACGTGGCGCGCGCCGCGCTGGAGCGCGCGGACGTGGCGCTCGTCGTCATGCACCGGGGCAGCGTGGCGGAGGCGTCGCAGGTGGAGTTCCTGACGGAGTTCGCCCGCCGCCGCGCGCTCGTCTTCATGCTCAACTTCGCGGACGAGCTGTCACCCGAGTCCCGCGAGACGCTCAAGACGCAGGTGCGCCGCGTGGCCTCCGAGCAGTACGGGCTGCCGCAGGAGGACGTGCCCGTCTTCGCCATCAGCGCGCTGGCGGCGAAGGAAGGCCGCGACGTGTCCGGCGAGTTCGGCGCCCTGCTCTTCCACCTGCGCGGGCTGGCCACCCAGACGGTGGCCGCGCGCGTGCGGCGCTCCAACGCGCTGGGCGCGCTGCAGGAGGTGACTTCGCAGGTGGAGGCCGCGCTGAAGGAGACGGACGCGCTGCTGTCGCGCACGCGCGACGCGCTGGGCTCCGGGCTGGAGAAGGCGGCGGAGGGCCTGCGCGCGGACTTCGACGCCCGGCTGGGGCTGGCCCACGGCCACCTGGCGGCGGAGGTGCGACGGCAGGCGGGAGGACGCTTCTGGGGGCCCGCGGCGTGGGGCCTGAGGCTGTCCTTGTGGGGAGCGAGCGGGCTGGGCGCGGCGGCGCTGGTGGGGCGGGCCAGCCTGCCCGCGGGACTTGCTGTCGCGGCGGCCTCCACGGTGGCGGACGCGGTGCGGGGACGCACGCGCGCACGGGCGGCGGAGGCCGCGGTGGTGGAGCCCTTCGAGGACGACTTCAGCGCGGAGTCCGCCGCACGCACGGCGCTGGCCGAGGCGCGCAGTGTCGCACGGGCCGGGGGCCTGGAGCCGTCGCTGCTGGGCGTGCCGGACCTGGACGCGCTGCTGGACGCGGTGCGGGCCGCGCGCGCGGGGGCGTGGCGCTACACCGCGACGACGGGGGTGGCGGAGGCGGTGGCCGGCTGGTGGCGCACCGCGCGCTGGCTGGTGCTGCCACTCATCAACCTGCCGCTGCTGGCGCTGCTGGGACACGTGGGCTGGCGCGTGGTGCGCGCCTACGTGGAAGGCCCCCTGTTGCCGATGGAGTACTTCGTCAACGCGGGGGCCCTCTTCGTGCTGCTGGCCGGAGCGGGCGCGCTGCTCGCCTCAGCGAGTCTCGCGGGTGCCGCTCGCCGTGCGAGCACGGCGGGGCGCGCCCGTTTCGTCGAGACCCTGGCCGCCCTGGGCGGGAGGCTGGTTGAGGCCGTCGATGATGGTCTGCGCCCCGGGCGGGAGGCCGCGCGGCGCATCCTGGCGCTCAGGTGA
- a CDS encoding TetR/AcrR family transcriptional regulator has product MAQKTPKAEGTPSPPPRRTQQERRETTRRKLLDATIEALVELGHARLTTVEVAKRAGLSQGALFTHFDTKEELLAAAVEHLFPRIIQDYLAGVGARPSNRDRIAAAVDMLWAAYQRPELQAAIELYVAARTDAELRAALAAVDGPHRANLHRVARELFPEVAATHPDFDAVVELALDAVQGAVVGGSARPDDPAHRRMLDTLTRVMRTAFSPTPERPRRRSRP; this is encoded by the coding sequence ATGGCCCAGAAGACCCCCAAGGCGGAAGGGACGCCGAGCCCGCCGCCCCGCCGCACCCAACAGGAACGCCGCGAGACGACGCGGCGCAAGCTGCTGGACGCCACCATCGAGGCGCTGGTGGAGCTGGGACATGCGCGGCTGACGACGGTGGAGGTGGCGAAGCGGGCAGGCCTGTCGCAGGGGGCGCTCTTCACGCACTTCGACACCAAGGAGGAGCTGCTCGCCGCGGCGGTGGAGCACCTCTTCCCGCGCATCATCCAGGACTACCTGGCGGGCGTCGGAGCGCGGCCGTCCAACCGGGACCGCATCGCCGCGGCGGTGGACATGCTATGGGCGGCGTACCAGCGGCCGGAGCTGCAGGCGGCCATCGAGCTGTACGTGGCGGCGCGCACGGACGCGGAGCTGCGCGCGGCGCTGGCGGCGGTGGACGGGCCGCACCGGGCGAACCTGCACCGGGTGGCGCGCGAGCTGTTCCCCGAGGTGGCCGCCACGCACCCGGACTTCGACGCCGTGGTGGAGCTGGCGCTGGACGCGGTGCAGGGCGCCGTCGTCGGCGGCAGCGCGCGTCCGGACGACCCGGCCCACCGCCGCATGCTCGACACCCTGACGCGCGTCATGCGCACCGCGTTCTCACCCACCCCGGAGCGGCCTCGCCGCCGCTCCCGTCCATAG
- a CDS encoding SPFH domain-containing protein: MESLLPVLVACVTLLLLLFMGGLFFWKCYRRVGPHQALVVNGPSGMRVHLRRGAVVLPFVHQAEVLDLSTQVLTLTLTGAQSVQCKNNLRADVRARVLLRVNQTAGDVEKLMSTLGARATTPHVLRQVFEAQFIEAFRIVFRSFDFAECLQKLDEVRDQVVQVVGRDLSGFTLESLQVEQLSETPLSFYDSSNILDAMGLRVIAELTTHLQVARAEREAEARMRTARIQLDAEVEQLRLEQDRARVRQEAAALTGKPPPPLSAVDAQVEAVRAKAAELEASFRRKLDKPQADGRTGSGAGGTEEEDIPFDSGFHAGFRKT; the protein is encoded by the coding sequence ATGGAATCACTGCTCCCTGTGCTGGTGGCCTGCGTCACGCTCCTGTTGCTGCTGTTCATGGGTGGGCTCTTCTTCTGGAAGTGCTACCGGCGCGTCGGTCCGCACCAGGCCCTGGTGGTGAACGGCCCGTCCGGGATGCGCGTCCACCTCCGCAGGGGCGCGGTGGTGCTGCCCTTCGTCCACCAGGCGGAGGTGCTGGACCTGTCCACCCAGGTGCTCACGCTGACGCTGACGGGAGCCCAGTCGGTGCAGTGCAAGAACAACCTCCGGGCCGACGTGCGTGCGCGCGTCCTCCTGCGCGTCAACCAGACCGCCGGGGACGTGGAGAAGCTCATGTCCACCCTGGGGGCCAGGGCGACGACTCCCCACGTGCTGCGGCAGGTGTTCGAGGCGCAGTTCATCGAGGCCTTCCGCATCGTCTTCCGGAGCTTCGACTTCGCGGAGTGCCTCCAGAAGCTCGACGAGGTCCGGGACCAGGTCGTCCAGGTCGTGGGCAGGGACCTGTCGGGCTTCACCCTCGAGAGTCTCCAGGTGGAGCAGCTCTCGGAGACGCCCCTGTCCTTCTACGACAGCAGCAACATCCTCGACGCCATGGGCCTCCGCGTCATCGCCGAGCTCACCACGCACCTCCAGGTAGCGCGAGCCGAGCGCGAGGCGGAGGCACGGATGCGGACGGCGCGCATCCAGCTCGACGCGGAAGTGGAACAACTCCGACTCGAACAGGACAGGGCCCGGGTGAGGCAGGAGGCGGCCGCGCTCACCGGCAAGCCCCCTCCTCCATTGTCAGCGGTGGATGCCCAGGTGGAGGCGGTGCGCGCGAAGGCCGCCGAGCTGGAGGCCTCCTTCCGCCGGAAGCTGGACAAGCCTCAGGCCGACGGCCGCACCGGCTCCGGGGCTGGCGGCACGGAGGAGGAAGACATCCCCTTCGACTCCGGCTTCCACGCCGGGTTCCGGAAGACGTAG